A single genomic interval of Gopherus evgoodei ecotype Sinaloan lineage chromosome 11, rGopEvg1_v1.p, whole genome shotgun sequence harbors:
- the STRADB gene encoding STE20-related kinase adapter protein beta isoform X2: MYFKDCSCILRTTVESIRQEKQSENSIHQYLADEPELSWIHPYGRNEMVLCSSDVSHYELQVEIGRGFNNLTSIYLARHTPTGTLVTVRITDLESCSEEHLKALQNEVVLSHFFQHPNILTLWTVFTTGSWLWVISPFMAYNSASHLLRTYFPEGMSEALIGNILFGAVRGLNYMHQNGYIHRNMKASHILISGDGLVSLSGLNHIYSLVNNGQRSKVVYDFPHFSTSVLPWLSPELLRQDLYGYNVKSDIYSVGITACELANGYVPFQDIPCAKMLLHKLKGPTYCPWDINTFPRVESRMKNSQSGVDSGIGESMTHTMTSERLQTPSSKTFSPAFHNLVELCLQQDPEKRPSASSLLSHTFFKQVKEQTRSSLLSLLPPPIQHNRPQFLPLPSRASRPELGCLCPNQRDIEWDF, from the exons ATGTATTTCAAGGATTGTTCCTGTATTCTGCGGACAACAGTTGAATCAATCAGACAAGAAAAGCAATCAGAAAATAGCATCCATCAGTACTTG GCAGATGAACCTGAGTTATCCTGGATTCATCCATATGGAAGAAATGAAATGGTACTTTGTTCTTCTGACGTCTCCCATTATGAACTCCAGGTGGAAATAG GAAGAGGATTCAACAATTTAACTTCGATCTACCTTGCCCGACACACACCTACAGGAACGCTTGTGACTGTAAGGATCACAGACTTAGAAAGCTGCTCTGAAGAACATTTGAAagctttacag AATGAGGTGGTGCTATCTCACTTTTTCCAGCACCCCAACATACTGACACTTTGGACAGTGTTTACTACTGGCAGCTGGCTTTGGGTCATCTCTCCGTTCATGGCTTACA attcaGCTAGTCACCTGCTGAGGACCTACTTCCCTGAAGGAATGAGTGAAGCTTTGATAGGAAACATTCTGTTTGGTGCAGTTAGAGGGTTAAATTATATGCACCAAAATGGCTACATTCACAG GAATATGAAAGCTAGCCACATTCTGATTTCAGGGGATGGTCTGGTTTCTCTGTCTGGCTTAAATCATATCTACAGTTTAGTTAACAATGGACAGAGGTCAAAGGTTGTGTATGATTTTCCCCATTTTAGTACTTCAGTACTTCCTTGGCTGAGTCCTGAGCTACTGAGACAG GATTTGTATGGGTATAATGTGAAGTCTGACATTTACAGTGTGGGGATAACAGCATGTGAATTAGCCAATGGATATGTACCATTTCAGGATATACCTTGTGCAAAG ATGCTGCTGCATAAGCTGAAAGGTCCCACTTATTGTCCCTGGGATATAAATACCTTCCCACGTGTGGAATCCAGAATGAAGAATTCCCAGTCAGGTGTGGATTCTGGAATTGGTGAAAGCATGACACACACAATGACTAGTGAGAGATTGCAAACTCCCtcctcaaaaacattttcccctgCTTTTCACAACTTGGTAGAACTCTGTTTGCAACAGGACCCTGAGAAAAG GCCATCAGCAAGCAGTTTGCTGTCACACACTTTCTTCAAACAG gtaAAAGAACAAACAAGGAGTTCCTTACTTTCACTATTGCCACCTCCCATCCAACACAATAGACCACAATTCTTGCCGCTGCCCTCAAGAGCAAGCAGGCCTGAGCTTGGGTGTTTGTGCCCAAATCAAAGAGACATAGAGTGGGActtttaa
- the STRADB gene encoding STE20-related kinase adapter protein beta isoform X3, protein MSCLDCSCILRTTVESIRQEKQSENSIHQYLADEPELSWIHPYGRNEMVLCSSDVSHYELQVEIGTLVTVRITDLESCSEEHLKALQNEVVLSHFFQHPNILTLWTVFTTGSWLWVISPFMAYNSASHLLRTYFPEGMSEALIGNILFGAVRGLNYMHQNGYIHRNMKASHILISGDGLVSLSGLNHIYSLVNNGQRSKVVYDFPHFSTSVLPWLSPELLRQDLYGYNVKSDIYSVGITACELANGYVPFQDIPCAKMLLHKLKGPTYCPWDINTFPRVESRMKNSQSGVDSGIGESMTHTMTSERLQTPSSKTFSPAFHNLVELCLQQDPEKRPSASSLLSHTFFKQVKEQTRSSLLSLLPPPIQHNRPQFLPLPSRASRPELGCLCPNQRDIEWDF, encoded by the exons ATGTCTTGTTTG GATTGTTCCTGTATTCTGCGGACAACAGTTGAATCAATCAGACAAGAAAAGCAATCAGAAAATAGCATCCATCAGTACTTG GCAGATGAACCTGAGTTATCCTGGATTCATCCATATGGAAGAAATGAAATGGTACTTTGTTCTTCTGACGTCTCCCATTATGAACTCCAGGTGGAAATAG GAACGCTTGTGACTGTAAGGATCACAGACTTAGAAAGCTGCTCTGAAGAACATTTGAAagctttacag AATGAGGTGGTGCTATCTCACTTTTTCCAGCACCCCAACATACTGACACTTTGGACAGTGTTTACTACTGGCAGCTGGCTTTGGGTCATCTCTCCGTTCATGGCTTACA attcaGCTAGTCACCTGCTGAGGACCTACTTCCCTGAAGGAATGAGTGAAGCTTTGATAGGAAACATTCTGTTTGGTGCAGTTAGAGGGTTAAATTATATGCACCAAAATGGCTACATTCACAG GAATATGAAAGCTAGCCACATTCTGATTTCAGGGGATGGTCTGGTTTCTCTGTCTGGCTTAAATCATATCTACAGTTTAGTTAACAATGGACAGAGGTCAAAGGTTGTGTATGATTTTCCCCATTTTAGTACTTCAGTACTTCCTTGGCTGAGTCCTGAGCTACTGAGACAG GATTTGTATGGGTATAATGTGAAGTCTGACATTTACAGTGTGGGGATAACAGCATGTGAATTAGCCAATGGATATGTACCATTTCAGGATATACCTTGTGCAAAG ATGCTGCTGCATAAGCTGAAAGGTCCCACTTATTGTCCCTGGGATATAAATACCTTCCCACGTGTGGAATCCAGAATGAAGAATTCCCAGTCAGGTGTGGATTCTGGAATTGGTGAAAGCATGACACACACAATGACTAGTGAGAGATTGCAAACTCCCtcctcaaaaacattttcccctgCTTTTCACAACTTGGTAGAACTCTGTTTGCAACAGGACCCTGAGAAAAG GCCATCAGCAAGCAGTTTGCTGTCACACACTTTCTTCAAACAG gtaAAAGAACAAACAAGGAGTTCCTTACTTTCACTATTGCCACCTCCCATCCAACACAATAGACCACAATTCTTGCCGCTGCCCTCAAGAGCAAGCAGGCCTGAGCTTGGGTGTTTGTGCCCAAATCAAAGAGACATAGAGTGGGActtttaa
- the STRADB gene encoding STE20-related kinase adapter protein beta isoform X1 has translation MSCLDCSCILRTTVESIRQEKQSENSIHQYLADEPELSWIHPYGRNEMVLCSSDVSHYELQVEIGRGFNNLTSIYLARHTPTGTLVTVRITDLESCSEEHLKALQNEVVLSHFFQHPNILTLWTVFTTGSWLWVISPFMAYNSASHLLRTYFPEGMSEALIGNILFGAVRGLNYMHQNGYIHRNMKASHILISGDGLVSLSGLNHIYSLVNNGQRSKVVYDFPHFSTSVLPWLSPELLRQDLYGYNVKSDIYSVGITACELANGYVPFQDIPCAKMLLHKLKGPTYCPWDINTFPRVESRMKNSQSGVDSGIGESMTHTMTSERLQTPSSKTFSPAFHNLVELCLQQDPEKRPSASSLLSHTFFKQVKEQTRSSLLSLLPPPIQHNRPQFLPLPSRASRPELGCLCPNQRDIEWDF, from the exons ATGTCTTGTTTG GATTGTTCCTGTATTCTGCGGACAACAGTTGAATCAATCAGACAAGAAAAGCAATCAGAAAATAGCATCCATCAGTACTTG GCAGATGAACCTGAGTTATCCTGGATTCATCCATATGGAAGAAATGAAATGGTACTTTGTTCTTCTGACGTCTCCCATTATGAACTCCAGGTGGAAATAG GAAGAGGATTCAACAATTTAACTTCGATCTACCTTGCCCGACACACACCTACAGGAACGCTTGTGACTGTAAGGATCACAGACTTAGAAAGCTGCTCTGAAGAACATTTGAAagctttacag AATGAGGTGGTGCTATCTCACTTTTTCCAGCACCCCAACATACTGACACTTTGGACAGTGTTTACTACTGGCAGCTGGCTTTGGGTCATCTCTCCGTTCATGGCTTACA attcaGCTAGTCACCTGCTGAGGACCTACTTCCCTGAAGGAATGAGTGAAGCTTTGATAGGAAACATTCTGTTTGGTGCAGTTAGAGGGTTAAATTATATGCACCAAAATGGCTACATTCACAG GAATATGAAAGCTAGCCACATTCTGATTTCAGGGGATGGTCTGGTTTCTCTGTCTGGCTTAAATCATATCTACAGTTTAGTTAACAATGGACAGAGGTCAAAGGTTGTGTATGATTTTCCCCATTTTAGTACTTCAGTACTTCCTTGGCTGAGTCCTGAGCTACTGAGACAG GATTTGTATGGGTATAATGTGAAGTCTGACATTTACAGTGTGGGGATAACAGCATGTGAATTAGCCAATGGATATGTACCATTTCAGGATATACCTTGTGCAAAG ATGCTGCTGCATAAGCTGAAAGGTCCCACTTATTGTCCCTGGGATATAAATACCTTCCCACGTGTGGAATCCAGAATGAAGAATTCCCAGTCAGGTGTGGATTCTGGAATTGGTGAAAGCATGACACACACAATGACTAGTGAGAGATTGCAAACTCCCtcctcaaaaacattttcccctgCTTTTCACAACTTGGTAGAACTCTGTTTGCAACAGGACCCTGAGAAAAG GCCATCAGCAAGCAGTTTGCTGTCACACACTTTCTTCAAACAG gtaAAAGAACAAACAAGGAGTTCCTTACTTTCACTATTGCCACCTCCCATCCAACACAATAGACCACAATTCTTGCCGCTGCCCTCAAGAGCAAGCAGGCCTGAGCTTGGGTGTTTGTGCCCAAATCAAAGAGACATAGAGTGGGActtttaa